One part of the Neodiprion virginianus isolate iyNeoVirg1 chromosome 3, iyNeoVirg1.1, whole genome shotgun sequence genome encodes these proteins:
- the LOC124300349 gene encoding PHD finger protein 14 isoform X2 encodes MSSSFERDPKKRRVKPVDSAQQSLLDFDLGESSDDSDFRIEDHCEESDDDSVDSHDVGKDEDDDESEETDDSLEEPLVRGKGIGGMTVCDVIEQARQQAAKAGQFDEKVAKVLICCGCLGDRSDDINEIVECDGCGVTVHEGCYGVSDVESFSSTDSLCQSAPWFCEACSAGVDDPSCELCPNKGGIFKETDVGKWVHLVCALYVPGVAFGEVDRLASVTLFEMAYSKWGAKQCCLCEDARYARTGVCIECDAGMCHTYFHVTCAQREGLLSEAHSEEVDQADPFYAHCKLHSDKTLVRRRRRNWLALQLRAQYRQQLHLQPDHLDTEEQRRIQRKLAKHRHKYLAHKASRQPPWVPTQKMPRLLTTSASACRQLAKKAELMGVDTAALEAQEAQLVALVDVRKKWHIPPAFSVEFIGYYLDRNLRVAAMKRRLQEHLDVNSQLLNEQQRLDRKYDEVTKDNEDQIRVNVTLKEKIEMYHQLLRSSGYVKPLPLIADLAKPRIPTTLGTGLGVPTAAALKMGVGFPLPVGKGGEGGREGRVLSSQAHDHNHKGDLTLRHQCGICRRSTDQHLLAKCDTCHLHYHLSCLSPPLARMPKKTKLMGWQCSECDKESSGSEVEHVDTSAPRKLRHCKDEASPSLTPLQETHIPVALSTPTTSKNIVSAAAASVTTTQDAPTTPKLTIKPMGPQPSFMERMLTETSIPQQQLSNVNLTPREGSPQYMVASADGTEAIPQRSGKKRRREKHKRYTPDPITGVKQRKRKHKRKSLDVENPETQGQPEVHRRITIKIKPIPRPEGDIASESSPQMFVATSTSTEITPPPPVKLPPPPPPPPPTALSAPTTTPSSSSTNSRLSSGSLKKGKEADLLTQCDVCSMPGTNQNLVRCDECKKCYHFTCLEPPVKKSPKRRGYSWHCADCDPSASESEN; translated from the exons ATGAGTAGTTCAT TTGAACGTGATCCAAAGAAGAGACGAGTCAAACCCGTCGATTCGGCCCAACAATCATTGCTTGATTTCGATTTGGGCGAGAGTTCAGATGACAGCGATTTCAGAATCGAAGATCATTGTGAGGAGTCAGACGACGATTCCGTTGACTCTCACGATGTTGGAAAAG ATGAAGACGACGATGAATCAGAAGAGACCGATGATTCTCTCGAAGAACCTTTGGTTCGCGGAAAAGGGATTGGTGGGATGACGGTCTGTGATGTAATTGAACAAGCACGGCAACAAGCTGCCAAAGCTGGCCaattcgatgaaaaagttGCTAAAGTTTTGATCTGTTGCGGTTGTTTGGGAGACAGAAGCGACGATATTAATGAAATTGTTGAGTGCGATGGATGTGGGGTCACTGTTCACGAAG GCTGCTATGGCGTTTCCGACGTTGAGAGCTTTTCTAGCACCGATTCACTTTGCCAGTCAGCACCATGGTTCTGCGAAGCTTGTAGTGCTGGTGTTGACGATCCTTCGTGTGAACTCTGCCCCAATAAAGgtggaattttcaaagagaCCGACGTCGGGAAATGGGTTCATCTTGTATGCGCCTTGTACGTTCCTGGGGTTGCTTTTGGAGAG GTGGACCGTCTGGCAAGTGTAACATTGTTTGAAATGGCATACAGCAAATGGGGAGCGAAGCAGTGCTGCTTGTGCGAAGACGCTCGCTATGCTCGAACTGGCGTCTGTATTGAGTGTGATGCAGGGATGTGCCATACATACTTTCATGTCACATG CGCACAGAGAGAGGGCCTGCTATCTGAAGCTCATAGTGAAGAAGTGGACCAAGCGGATCCATTTTACGCGCACTGCAAACTACACTCAGATAAAACATTAGTTCGTCGACGCAGACGTAACTGGCTAGCTCTTCAGCTCAGAGCACAGTATAGACAGCAGTTGCATCTACAACCTGATCATCTCGATACTGAAGAACAGCGCAGAATTCAAAGGAAGCTCGCAAAGCACAGGCACAAGTACTTGGCTCATAAGGCATCAAGGCAACCACCTTGGG TACCTACTCAGAAAATGCCAAGACTGCTCACAACATCAGCTTCTGCTTGTCGCCAGTTGGCAAAGAAGGCGGAATTAATGGGAGTTGATACCGCAGCTTTAGAAGCTCAAGAGGCCCAGCTAGTCGCATTGGTCGATGTTAGAAAGAAATGGCATATTCCTCCGGCGTTTAGTGTAGAATTTATCGGCTACTACCTTGATCGGAATCTCCGTGTTGCTGCAATGAAACGAAGACTTCAAGAGCACTTGGACGTTAACTCACAGTTGTTGAATGAGCAACAAAGACTAGATAGAAAATATGATGAAGTAACGAAGGATAACGAAGATCAAATTCGCGTCAATGTtactttgaaagaaaaaattgaaatgtatcATCAGCTACTCCGATCTTCGGGATACGTTAAACCACTACCATTAATCGCAGACTTAGCTAAACCTAGAATACCGACTACCCTTG GTACAGGACTTGGGGTGCCGACAGCTGCTGCATTAAAAATGGGAGTTGGTTTTCCCCTACCTGTAGGAAAAGGTGGCGAAGGTGGAAGAGAAGGTCGTGTATTAAGTAGTCAAGCTCACGATCATAATCACAAAGGTGATCTAACACTAAGACACCAGTGCGGTATTTGTCGAAGATCAACGGATCAGCACTTGCTTGCAAAATGTGACACATGCCACCTCCACTATCATCTTTCTTGTTTGAGTCCGCCTCTAGCACGCATGccaaaaaaaactaaactgaTGGGCTG GCAATGTTCAGAGTGTGATAAAGAATCTTCTGGTTCAGAAGTTGAGCACGTCGATACCTCAGCACCGCGCAAATTGCGACATTGTAAAGACGAGGCGAGCCCTTCTCTTACACCATTACAAGAAACCCATATTCCAGTTGCTCTTAGCACACCTACAACGTCGAAGAACATTGTTAGTGCTGCTGCTGCAAGTGTTACTACAACACAAGATGCGCCCACCACACCAAAA TTAACCATAAAACCAATGGGACCACAGCCTTCATTCATGGAACGAATGCTGACGGAAACAAGTATACCTCAGCAACAATTATCCAATGTAAATCTCACACCACGTGAAGGATCCCCACAGTACATGGTGGCATCCGCCGATGGCACGGAAGCTATACCTCAAAGAAGCGGGAAGAAACGAAGGAG GGAAAAACATAAGAGGTACACCCCTGATCCAATCACTGGTGTGAAGCAGCGTAAACGTAAACATAAGAGAAAGAGTTTAGATGTAGAGAATCCAGAGACCCAAGGTCAGCCAGAAGTACACAGAAGGATCACCATCAAg ATTAAACCAATCCCGCGTCCAGAAGGTGACATAGCGTCGGAATCGAGCCCACAAATGTTTGTGGCTACTTCTACAAGCACTGAAATTACACCGCCACCGCCAGTCAAGCTACCACCgccacctccacctccgccACCAACCGCTCTATCAGCGCCTACCACCACTCCGAGTAGCAGCAGTACCAACAGCAGACTCTCATCtggaagtttaaaaaaagggaaagaaGCTGATCTTCTTACACAGTGCGACGTCTGCAGTATGCCTGGCACCAATCAAAATCTTGTTAG ATGCGATGAATGCAAGAAATGCTACCACTTCACATGTCTTGAACCGCCCGTAAAGAAATCACCCAAGAGAAGAGGATACTCGTGGCACTGTGCAGATTGCGATCCCAGt GCATCAGAGTCAGAGAATTGA
- the LOC124300349 gene encoding PHD finger protein 14 isoform X1: MSQDDDVGFLYKTMIERDPKKRRVKPVDSAQQSLLDFDLGESSDDSDFRIEDHCEESDDDSVDSHDVGKDEDDDESEETDDSLEEPLVRGKGIGGMTVCDVIEQARQQAAKAGQFDEKVAKVLICCGCLGDRSDDINEIVECDGCGVTVHEGCYGVSDVESFSSTDSLCQSAPWFCEACSAGVDDPSCELCPNKGGIFKETDVGKWVHLVCALYVPGVAFGEVDRLASVTLFEMAYSKWGAKQCCLCEDARYARTGVCIECDAGMCHTYFHVTCAQREGLLSEAHSEEVDQADPFYAHCKLHSDKTLVRRRRRNWLALQLRAQYRQQLHLQPDHLDTEEQRRIQRKLAKHRHKYLAHKASRQPPWVPTQKMPRLLTTSASACRQLAKKAELMGVDTAALEAQEAQLVALVDVRKKWHIPPAFSVEFIGYYLDRNLRVAAMKRRLQEHLDVNSQLLNEQQRLDRKYDEVTKDNEDQIRVNVTLKEKIEMYHQLLRSSGYVKPLPLIADLAKPRIPTTLGTGLGVPTAAALKMGVGFPLPVGKGGEGGREGRVLSSQAHDHNHKGDLTLRHQCGICRRSTDQHLLAKCDTCHLHYHLSCLSPPLARMPKKTKLMGWQCSECDKESSGSEVEHVDTSAPRKLRHCKDEASPSLTPLQETHIPVALSTPTTSKNIVSAAAASVTTTQDAPTTPKLTIKPMGPQPSFMERMLTETSIPQQQLSNVNLTPREGSPQYMVASADGTEAIPQRSGKKRRREKHKRYTPDPITGVKQRKRKHKRKSLDVENPETQGQPEVHRRITIKIKPIPRPEGDIASESSPQMFVATSTSTEITPPPPVKLPPPPPPPPPTALSAPTTTPSSSSTNSRLSSGSLKKGKEADLLTQCDVCSMPGTNQNLVRCDECKKCYHFTCLEPPVKKSPKRRGYSWHCADCDPSASESEN; the protein is encoded by the exons ATGTCTCAAGACGACGATGTAGGATTTTTATACAAAACAATGA TTGAACGTGATCCAAAGAAGAGACGAGTCAAACCCGTCGATTCGGCCCAACAATCATTGCTTGATTTCGATTTGGGCGAGAGTTCAGATGACAGCGATTTCAGAATCGAAGATCATTGTGAGGAGTCAGACGACGATTCCGTTGACTCTCACGATGTTGGAAAAG ATGAAGACGACGATGAATCAGAAGAGACCGATGATTCTCTCGAAGAACCTTTGGTTCGCGGAAAAGGGATTGGTGGGATGACGGTCTGTGATGTAATTGAACAAGCACGGCAACAAGCTGCCAAAGCTGGCCaattcgatgaaaaagttGCTAAAGTTTTGATCTGTTGCGGTTGTTTGGGAGACAGAAGCGACGATATTAATGAAATTGTTGAGTGCGATGGATGTGGGGTCACTGTTCACGAAG GCTGCTATGGCGTTTCCGACGTTGAGAGCTTTTCTAGCACCGATTCACTTTGCCAGTCAGCACCATGGTTCTGCGAAGCTTGTAGTGCTGGTGTTGACGATCCTTCGTGTGAACTCTGCCCCAATAAAGgtggaattttcaaagagaCCGACGTCGGGAAATGGGTTCATCTTGTATGCGCCTTGTACGTTCCTGGGGTTGCTTTTGGAGAG GTGGACCGTCTGGCAAGTGTAACATTGTTTGAAATGGCATACAGCAAATGGGGAGCGAAGCAGTGCTGCTTGTGCGAAGACGCTCGCTATGCTCGAACTGGCGTCTGTATTGAGTGTGATGCAGGGATGTGCCATACATACTTTCATGTCACATG CGCACAGAGAGAGGGCCTGCTATCTGAAGCTCATAGTGAAGAAGTGGACCAAGCGGATCCATTTTACGCGCACTGCAAACTACACTCAGATAAAACATTAGTTCGTCGACGCAGACGTAACTGGCTAGCTCTTCAGCTCAGAGCACAGTATAGACAGCAGTTGCATCTACAACCTGATCATCTCGATACTGAAGAACAGCGCAGAATTCAAAGGAAGCTCGCAAAGCACAGGCACAAGTACTTGGCTCATAAGGCATCAAGGCAACCACCTTGGG TACCTACTCAGAAAATGCCAAGACTGCTCACAACATCAGCTTCTGCTTGTCGCCAGTTGGCAAAGAAGGCGGAATTAATGGGAGTTGATACCGCAGCTTTAGAAGCTCAAGAGGCCCAGCTAGTCGCATTGGTCGATGTTAGAAAGAAATGGCATATTCCTCCGGCGTTTAGTGTAGAATTTATCGGCTACTACCTTGATCGGAATCTCCGTGTTGCTGCAATGAAACGAAGACTTCAAGAGCACTTGGACGTTAACTCACAGTTGTTGAATGAGCAACAAAGACTAGATAGAAAATATGATGAAGTAACGAAGGATAACGAAGATCAAATTCGCGTCAATGTtactttgaaagaaaaaattgaaatgtatcATCAGCTACTCCGATCTTCGGGATACGTTAAACCACTACCATTAATCGCAGACTTAGCTAAACCTAGAATACCGACTACCCTTG GTACAGGACTTGGGGTGCCGACAGCTGCTGCATTAAAAATGGGAGTTGGTTTTCCCCTACCTGTAGGAAAAGGTGGCGAAGGTGGAAGAGAAGGTCGTGTATTAAGTAGTCAAGCTCACGATCATAATCACAAAGGTGATCTAACACTAAGACACCAGTGCGGTATTTGTCGAAGATCAACGGATCAGCACTTGCTTGCAAAATGTGACACATGCCACCTCCACTATCATCTTTCTTGTTTGAGTCCGCCTCTAGCACGCATGccaaaaaaaactaaactgaTGGGCTG GCAATGTTCAGAGTGTGATAAAGAATCTTCTGGTTCAGAAGTTGAGCACGTCGATACCTCAGCACCGCGCAAATTGCGACATTGTAAAGACGAGGCGAGCCCTTCTCTTACACCATTACAAGAAACCCATATTCCAGTTGCTCTTAGCACACCTACAACGTCGAAGAACATTGTTAGTGCTGCTGCTGCAAGTGTTACTACAACACAAGATGCGCCCACCACACCAAAA TTAACCATAAAACCAATGGGACCACAGCCTTCATTCATGGAACGAATGCTGACGGAAACAAGTATACCTCAGCAACAATTATCCAATGTAAATCTCACACCACGTGAAGGATCCCCACAGTACATGGTGGCATCCGCCGATGGCACGGAAGCTATACCTCAAAGAAGCGGGAAGAAACGAAGGAG GGAAAAACATAAGAGGTACACCCCTGATCCAATCACTGGTGTGAAGCAGCGTAAACGTAAACATAAGAGAAAGAGTTTAGATGTAGAGAATCCAGAGACCCAAGGTCAGCCAGAAGTACACAGAAGGATCACCATCAAg ATTAAACCAATCCCGCGTCCAGAAGGTGACATAGCGTCGGAATCGAGCCCACAAATGTTTGTGGCTACTTCTACAAGCACTGAAATTACACCGCCACCGCCAGTCAAGCTACCACCgccacctccacctccgccACCAACCGCTCTATCAGCGCCTACCACCACTCCGAGTAGCAGCAGTACCAACAGCAGACTCTCATCtggaagtttaaaaaaagggaaagaaGCTGATCTTCTTACACAGTGCGACGTCTGCAGTATGCCTGGCACCAATCAAAATCTTGTTAG ATGCGATGAATGCAAGAAATGCTACCACTTCACATGTCTTGAACCGCCCGTAAAGAAATCACCCAAGAGAAGAGGATACTCGTGGCACTGTGCAGATTGCGATCCCAGt GCATCAGAGTCAGAGAATTGA
- the LOC124300350 gene encoding methionyl-tRNA formyltransferase, mitochondrial isoform X1 — translation MNVLKQIYPKMNINILRLFNTNIPKLHQELKDRTILTRLCSRQQISTRVKNVCTERKAPWSVLFFGSDDFALQSLRQLYHKYEAGKLLSRLEIVTAYGGKENTVTKYARQHRIPIHNWPPDINLSEFHIGLVVSFGHLIPSRIILSFPLGMLNVHGSLLPRWRGAAPIIYALLNGDSETGISIMKVMPKKFDIGEVVAQQKLNVHPDETMPELRDRMSRLGADLLIDTLKRLPDILDHAEPQSNEGITYAPKVTPKLSLVKWNEMTAKNVYDLQRALCELYPLTTTFLGATLKLLDVQVLKDPLPGQQVSDIVPGLLTFNKELNKLVVYCRGNTKISVSNIGCPGRPPMSARDFYNGFLSKNKRKPYLFSS, via the exons ATGAATGTGTTGAAACAAATATACCcaaaaatgaatatcaatATTCTAAGACTGTTCAATACAAATATTCCAAAATTACACCAAGAATTGAAGGACCGCACCATTTTAACCAGGTTATGTTCTCGtcaacaaatttcaactcgggtgaaaaatgtttgtacaGAAAGAAAAGCTCCCTGGAGCGTCTTGTTCTTTGGCAGTGATGATTTCGCGTTACAGAGCCTTAGGCAACTCTACCACAAGTA tGAAGCAGGGAAATTGCTAAGTCGTCTCGAAATTGTTACTGCTTAtggtggaaaagaaaatactgtCACAAAATATGCGAGACAACACAGGATACCGATACATAACTGGCCACCAGATATCAACCTGTCTGAATTTCACATTGGACTGGTCGTGTCCTTTGGGCATTTAATTCCATCTCGCATCATACTCTCTTTCCCATT AGGCATGTTAAACGTCCACGGTAGTTTGTTGCCTAGATGGAGAGGTGCTGCACCAATAATATATGCACTGTTGAACGGAGACAGTGAAACAGGTATTAGCATTATGAAAGTGATGCCAAAAAA ATTTGACATTGGAGAAGTGGTGGctcaacaaaaattaaatgttcATCCTGATGAAACAATGCCAGAGTTACGAGACAGAATGTCAAGGCTTGGTGCAGACCTTCTGATAGACACTTTGAAAAGATTGCCAGATATTTTAGATCATGCTGAACCACAAAGTAACGAAGGAATAACTTATG CACCCAAAGTAACTCCGAAGTTATCTTTAGTAAAGTGGAATGAAATGACTGCTAAGAATGTTTATGATTTGCAACGTGCCTTGTGTGAATTATATCCCCTGACAACAACGTTTTTGGGTGCAACACTGAAACTCTTGGATGTTCAGGTACTTAAAGACCCACTTCCAGGACAACAAGTGTCTGACATAGTGCCAG gTCTACTGACATTCAACAAAGAGCTGAATAAATTAGTGGTATATTGTCGAGGGAACACCAAAATTTCAGTTAGTAACATAGGCTGTCCTGGTCGACCGCCCATGTCAGCTCGTGATTTCTATAACGGATTTCTTTCGAAGAACAAACGAAAACCGTACCTTTTTTCGTCTTGA
- the LOC124300350 gene encoding methionyl-tRNA formyltransferase, mitochondrial isoform X2, with protein sequence MNVLKQIYPKMNINILRLFNTNIPKLHQELKDRTILTRLCSRQQISTRVKNVCTERKAPWSVLFFGSDDFALQSLRQLYHKYEAGKLLSRLEIVTAYGGKENTVTKYARQHRIPIHNWPPDINLSEFHIGLVVSFGHLIPSRIILSFPLGMLNVHGSLLPRWRGAAPIIYALLNGDSETGISIMKVMPKKFDIGEVVAQQKLNVHPDETMPELRDRMSRLGADLLIDTLKRLPDILDHAEPQSNEGITYAPKVTPKLSLVKWNEMTAKNVYDLQRALCELYPLTTTFLGATLKLLDVQVY encoded by the exons ATGAATGTGTTGAAACAAATATACCcaaaaatgaatatcaatATTCTAAGACTGTTCAATACAAATATTCCAAAATTACACCAAGAATTGAAGGACCGCACCATTTTAACCAGGTTATGTTCTCGtcaacaaatttcaactcgggtgaaaaatgtttgtacaGAAAGAAAAGCTCCCTGGAGCGTCTTGTTCTTTGGCAGTGATGATTTCGCGTTACAGAGCCTTAGGCAACTCTACCACAAGTA tGAAGCAGGGAAATTGCTAAGTCGTCTCGAAATTGTTACTGCTTAtggtggaaaagaaaatactgtCACAAAATATGCGAGACAACACAGGATACCGATACATAACTGGCCACCAGATATCAACCTGTCTGAATTTCACATTGGACTGGTCGTGTCCTTTGGGCATTTAATTCCATCTCGCATCATACTCTCTTTCCCATT AGGCATGTTAAACGTCCACGGTAGTTTGTTGCCTAGATGGAGAGGTGCTGCACCAATAATATATGCACTGTTGAACGGAGACAGTGAAACAGGTATTAGCATTATGAAAGTGATGCCAAAAAA ATTTGACATTGGAGAAGTGGTGGctcaacaaaaattaaatgttcATCCTGATGAAACAATGCCAGAGTTACGAGACAGAATGTCAAGGCTTGGTGCAGACCTTCTGATAGACACTTTGAAAAGATTGCCAGATATTTTAGATCATGCTGAACCACAAAGTAACGAAGGAATAACTTATG CACCCAAAGTAACTCCGAAGTTATCTTTAGTAAAGTGGAATGAAATGACTGCTAAGAATGTTTATGATTTGCAACGTGCCTTGTGTGAATTATATCCCCTGACAACAACGTTTTTGGGTGCAACACTGAAACTCTTGGATGTTCAG gTCTACTGA